A part of Bosea sp. (in: a-proteobacteria) genomic DNA contains:
- a CDS encoding Hpt domain-containing protein, whose translation MSRTNPGPIDLVHLARQSGGDSTLEHELLALFADQCIRHLATIRSAQSRSGMEAAHTLKGAARAIGAWGVADAAEKVEHALSSAGAAQMAAPNPAPLAGLDELSRATDAARAAIALMARAA comes from the coding sequence ATGAGCCGCACGAATCCAGGTCCGATCGATCTCGTCCACCTGGCGCGGCAGAGCGGCGGAGATTCGACGCTTGAACATGAGCTGCTGGCGCTTTTCGCCGATCAGTGCATCCGGCATCTCGCCACCATCCGGTCCGCGCAGTCCCGCTCCGGCATGGAGGCGGCGCACACGCTGAAGGGTGCCGCCCGCGCCATCGGCGCCTGGGGCGTGGCCGACGCGGCCGAGAAGGTTGAGCATGCGCTCTCGAGCGCCGGCGCGGCCCAAATGGCCGCCCCCAACCCTGCGCCTCTGGCCGGACTTGACGAACTCAGCCGCGCCACCGACGCCGCGCGTGCGGCCATTGCGCTCATGGCGCGCGCGGCCTGA
- a CDS encoding 2Fe-2S iron-sulfur cluster binding domain-containing protein: MAKITFIDSTGASRSVEAEAGCTVMEAAIKNAIPGIEAECGGACACATCHVYVAEDWAQATGKAEPMEEDMLDFAFDVRPTSRLSCQIKVKEALDGLVVHTPARQG; encoded by the coding sequence ATGGCAAAGATCACCTTCATCGATTCCACAGGGGCTTCGCGCTCGGTCGAGGCGGAGGCCGGCTGCACCGTGATGGAAGCGGCGATCAAGAACGCGATCCCGGGCATCGAGGCCGAGTGCGGCGGCGCCTGCGCCTGCGCGACTTGCCACGTCTATGTCGCCGAGGACTGGGCGCAAGCTACGGGCAAGGCCGAGCCCATGGAAGAGGACATGCTCGACTTCGCCTTCGACGTGCGCCCCACCTCGCGCCTGTCCTGCCAGATCAAGGTGAAGGAGGCGCTGGACGGGCTGGTGGTCCACACCCCGGCCAGGCAGGGCTGA
- a CDS encoding cytochrome c — protein sequence MLRFVALSAAVILMATTAQAQNADAIKQRREAMRAIAQAGGDPFKMTRGELPFALAPVQAVLKSIQDNAPRFRAAFPDNSKTGSTDATEKVWTSRAEFDAIIDKWVADAKAASVSITDEASFKVEYAKLAATCGSCHGNRGGYAPGLSDSFRRMQTPLQ from the coding sequence ATGCTGCGTTTCGTCGCACTGTCAGCCGCGGTCATCCTCATGGCGACCACGGCGCAAGCCCAGAATGCTGACGCCATCAAGCAGCGGCGCGAGGCCATGCGCGCCATCGCCCAGGCTGGCGGAGACCCCTTCAAGATGACCCGCGGCGAGCTTCCCTTCGCCCTTGCCCCGGTCCAGGCGGTTCTGAAGTCGATCCAGGACAACGCGCCCAGGTTCAGGGCTGCGTTTCCGGACAACTCGAAGACCGGCTCCACCGATGCGACCGAGAAAGTCTGGACTTCCCGCGCGGAATTCGACGCGATCATCGACAAGTGGGTGGCGGACGCCAAGGCCGCTTCGGTCTCCATCACCGACGAAGCCTCGTTCAAGGTCGAGTATGCGAAGCTCGCCGCCACCTGCGGCAGCTGCCATGGGAACCGGGGCGGCTATGCACCTGGCCTGAGCGACTCTTTCCGCCGGATGCAGACCCCGCTCCAGTGA
- a CDS encoding c-type cytochrome yields the protein MPRLLKLVAAGIGAALATGGGMLLYLAMPAVIPASAMSARQADLTNGRTIFHVGGCASCHATGDKRDPFSLGGGHALKTSFGTFIAPNISSHPTAGIGSWSEAEFATAMIKGVGKRGEHLYPAFPYTSYQRLKLEDVQDLFAFMKTLPAVDKPNAPHDLAFPFNIRLTLGMWKLLFLDGKAFEPRTSLSPAMNRGAYLVEGAGHCAECHSRRNALGAITAGGRMAGGPNAEGKGFVPNISQHAADGLADWSVTDFEMLLLNGGTPAGAFVADEMADVVKNTAQLSPEDRRAMAEYLKSLPPRAGRRQIAAR from the coding sequence ATGCCAAGACTGCTCAAACTTGTGGCTGCAGGCATCGGCGCAGCATTGGCCACAGGCGGCGGCATGTTGCTCTATCTTGCTATGCCGGCTGTCATCCCGGCCTCTGCGATGAGCGCCCGCCAGGCAGATCTGACCAATGGAAGGACCATCTTCCATGTCGGCGGGTGCGCATCATGCCACGCCACTGGCGACAAGAGAGATCCGTTCAGCCTTGGCGGCGGGCACGCGCTCAAGACTTCATTTGGCACTTTCATAGCACCAAACATCTCTTCTCACCCCACGGCCGGCATCGGCAGCTGGAGCGAGGCGGAATTTGCGACTGCGATGATCAAGGGTGTCGGCAAGAGGGGAGAACATCTTTACCCCGCCTTCCCCTATACATCCTACCAGAGGCTGAAGCTTGAGGATGTTCAGGACCTGTTCGCCTTCATGAAGACGCTTCCGGCCGTTGACAAGCCGAATGCTCCCCATGATCTGGCTTTCCCGTTCAATATACGCCTCACGCTTGGCATGTGGAAGCTTCTCTTCCTCGACGGCAAAGCTTTCGAGCCCAGAACGTCTCTCAGCCCGGCAATGAACCGCGGCGCCTATCTTGTGGAAGGCGCCGGCCACTGCGCCGAGTGCCATTCACGCCGCAATGCGCTGGGTGCGATCACGGCCGGGGGCCGCATGGCGGGAGGCCCCAATGCCGAGGGCAAGGGCTTCGTGCCGAACATCTCGCAACATGCCGCCGATGGTCTGGCCGACTGGAGCGTAACGGATTTCGAGATGCTGCTGCTCAATGGCGGCACGCCTGCCGGCGCATTCGTCGCCGACGAGATGGCCGACGTCGTGAAGAACACGGCACAACTCAGCCCTGAGGATCGACGCGCCATGGCCGAGTACCTCAAGAGCCTGCCCCCGCGTGCTGGCCGCCGACAAATCGCAGCGCGCTGA
- a CDS encoding xanthine dehydrogenase family protein molybdopterin-binding subunit: protein MRPMKFGMGQPVHRLEDKRFITGAGRYTADLLPEKCLHALVLRSPHAHATFRFTDLETARAMKGVKLVLTHAEIGHLGDLPCKGLIQTIDDTPVKPTPHPVLANGTVRHVGEPVAFIVAETIDRARDAAEAIGIDYSPLPAVTGLREAVAPGAPQVWPDRAGNIAFVAQQGDKDRADAAFARAARTVSLTIVNNRLVSSYMETRAALGEYDTKTRRYTLTLGSQGSHGVRDLLCDNVLHIEPARLRVVTPDVGGGFGTKIFLYSEYPLVLVAAEMLKRPVKWVAERTEHFLADAHGRANLATATMALDEKGRFIGLKVQLDADMGATLSQYGPFIPWVGTTMTSGCYDIPAVHVEFRGVLTHTTPVDAYRGAGRPEAAYLIERLVDEVAFQTGRKPEAVRRQNFVKPRQMPYRTQTGPIYDSGEFDGHMRLAMERADWAGFPARARQAARAAKLRGIGMASYIEACGGGGPESAWVTIEADGSATVKIGSQSNGQGHETAYAQLVSQELDLPLDRIRVLQGDTDQIEHGSGTGGSRSIPVGGSALAHASRTMAENLKRLAADKLETAVADLEIGAGAVRIAGTDKAMSFAEIAQLPGATPDLLTVKDTWKPPEATYPNGTHIAEIEIDGDTGATRIVNYVVVDDFGDTLNPHMLAGQVHGGAVQGIGQALMEEVKFDSSGQMLTATYMDYAMPRAADSPSFHFETRNVRCVTNALGVKGAGEAGAIGACPAVMNAVVDALKRAGKSTCIDMPATPAKLMKLIRSGA, encoded by the coding sequence ATGCGACCAATGAAGTTCGGCATGGGCCAACCCGTGCATCGTCTTGAGGACAAGCGTTTCATAACCGGAGCGGGGCGCTATACAGCCGATCTCCTGCCTGAGAAGTGCCTGCATGCGCTCGTTCTGCGCAGCCCGCACGCCCATGCCACGTTCCGCTTCACCGATCTTGAGACGGCGCGGGCGATGAAGGGCGTGAAGCTGGTGCTGACCCATGCCGAGATCGGGCATCTGGGCGATCTCCCCTGCAAGGGCCTGATCCAGACCATCGACGACACGCCGGTTAAGCCCACGCCCCACCCGGTGCTGGCCAATGGCACGGTGCGCCATGTCGGCGAGCCCGTGGCCTTCATCGTGGCGGAGACGATTGACCGGGCGCGCGACGCCGCCGAGGCGATCGGAATCGACTACAGCCCGCTGCCGGCCGTCACCGGTCTGCGCGAGGCCGTCGCGCCGGGCGCGCCGCAGGTTTGGCCCGACCGGGCAGGCAACATCGCCTTCGTGGCGCAACAGGGCGACAAGGACAGGGCGGATGCCGCCTTCGCCCGCGCGGCACGCACCGTCTCGCTGACGATCGTGAACAACCGCCTCGTCTCCAGCTACATGGAGACGCGCGCGGCGCTTGGCGAATACGACACCAAGACCAGGCGCTACACGCTGACCCTTGGCAGTCAGGGCAGCCATGGCGTGCGCGATCTGCTTTGCGACAACGTTCTCCATATCGAACCAGCCCGGCTGCGGGTGGTGACGCCCGATGTGGGAGGGGGCTTCGGCACCAAGATCTTCCTCTACAGCGAATATCCGCTTGTGCTCGTCGCGGCGGAGATGCTGAAGCGCCCCGTGAAGTGGGTGGCCGAGCGGACCGAGCATTTCCTCGCCGACGCGCATGGTCGGGCGAACCTCGCCACCGCGACGATGGCGCTCGACGAGAAGGGCAGGTTCATCGGGCTGAAGGTGCAGCTTGACGCCGACATGGGCGCGACGCTCTCGCAATATGGACCCTTCATTCCGTGGGTCGGCACGACCATGACCTCGGGCTGCTATGACATCCCGGCGGTGCATGTCGAATTCAGGGGCGTGCTCACCCACACCACGCCGGTTGACGCCTATCGCGGCGCGGGGCGGCCGGAGGCTGCCTATCTCATCGAGCGGCTTGTCGACGAGGTCGCCTTTCAGACAGGGCGCAAGCCCGAGGCGGTGCGCAGGCAGAATTTCGTGAAGCCGCGTCAGATGCCCTACAGGACGCAGACCGGCCCCATCTATGACTCAGGCGAGTTCGACGGGCACATGCGCCTGGCCATGGAACGCGCCGATTGGGCCGGCTTCCCGGCCCGGGCGCGTCAGGCGGCGCGTGCGGCCAAGCTGCGCGGCATCGGCATGGCGAGCTACATCGAGGCCTGCGGCGGCGGCGGGCCGGAAAGCGCCTGGGTGACGATCGAGGCGGACGGCTCGGCGACCGTGAAGATCGGTTCCCAGTCCAACGGGCAGGGCCATGAGACGGCCTACGCGCAGCTGGTTTCGCAGGAACTCGACCTGCCGCTCGACAGGATCCGCGTCCTTCAGGGCGATACCGACCAGATCGAGCATGGCTCGGGCACGGGCGGCTCGCGTTCAATCCCGGTCGGCGGCTCGGCTCTGGCCCATGCCTCGCGCACAATGGCCGAGAACCTGAAGCGGCTGGCTGCCGACAAGCTCGAGACGGCCGTGGCCGACCTCGAGATCGGCGCCGGGGCCGTGCGCATCGCCGGCACGGACAAGGCGATGAGCTTCGCCGAGATCGCGCAGCTGCCGGGCGCCACGCCTGACCTGCTCACCGTAAAGGACACGTGGAAGCCGCCCGAAGCGACCTACCCGAACGGCACGCATATCGCCGAAATCGAGATCGATGGAGACACGGGCGCGACCCGCATCGTCAACTACGTGGTGGTGGACGATTTCGGCGACACGCTCAATCCGCACATGCTGGCTGGTCAGGTTCATGGCGGCGCGGTCCAGGGCATCGGGCAAGCGCTGATGGAGGAGGTCAAATTCGACTCCAGCGGGCAGATGCTGACGGCCACCTACATGGACTACGCCATGCCGCGCGCGGCGGACTCACCGAGCTTCCATTTTGAAACACGGAACGTTCGCTGCGTCACCAACGCGCTCGGCGTCAAGGGCGCAGGGGAGGCCGGCGCGATCGGCGCTTGCCCCGCAGTGATGAACGCCGTGGTGGATGCACTCAAGCGGGCGGGCAAATCCACCTGCATTGACATGCCCGCGACGCCTGCCAAGCTGATGAAGCTGATCCGCAGCGGAGCCTGA
- a CDS encoding sulfurtransferase: MVRDWTRDEVSKGLAGGTILLVDVREPHEFAMAHIPGSTSMPLSQFTPEALAQTEGRTIVFSCAAGIRSLRALDLAQAAGLAADSHYGGGFKDWLMSGGPVEQG, from the coding sequence ATGGTGCGCGACTGGACACGGGACGAGGTCAGCAAGGGGCTTGCCGGAGGCACGATCCTGCTCGTCGACGTGCGCGAGCCGCACGAGTTCGCGATGGCGCACATTCCAGGATCGACCTCGATGCCGCTCTCGCAGTTCACGCCCGAGGCGCTGGCCCAGACCGAAGGCCGGACGATCGTTTTCTCCTGTGCTGCCGGCATCCGGTCCCTGCGCGCGCTCGATCTGGCGCAAGCGGCCGGGCTTGCGGCGGACAGCCACTATGGGGGCGGCTTCAAGGATTGGCTGATGTCGGGCGGGCCGGTCGAGCAGGGCTGA
- the lysM gene encoding peptidoglycan-binding protein LysM, translating into MGLFKFIKNAGAKIFGSSPAQAASADTLQKELANHGLPSNVNIVVNGDKVSVSGPAMTTEEAEKIILALGNTVGVGEVESNLIVNNEVAASAMYTVQKGDTLWKIAEQHYGKGKGANYTEIVKANSPPVKNPDLIMPGWVLRIPPMN; encoded by the coding sequence ATGGGGCTGTTCAAGTTCATCAAGAATGCCGGCGCCAAGATCTTCGGTTCCAGCCCGGCTCAGGCGGCCTCTGCTGACACGCTGCAGAAGGAACTGGCCAATCACGGACTTCCCTCCAATGTCAATATTGTGGTGAATGGTGATAAGGTTTCCGTATCCGGCCCCGCAATGACAACTGAAGAAGCTGAAAAGATCATCCTTGCTCTTGGCAATACTGTGGGGGTTGGCGAGGTCGAGAGCAATCTGATAGTCAACAACGAGGTGGCCGCCTCGGCCATGTACACCGTCCAGAAGGGCGACACGCTCTGGAAGATCGCCGAACAGCACTACGGCAAGGGCAAGGGTGCCAATTACACGGAGATCGTCAAGGCGAACTCGCCGCCGGTCAAGAACCCGGACCTCATCATGCCGGGCTGGGTGCTGCGGATTCCCCCGATGAACTGA
- a CDS encoding heme-binding protein, with amino-acid sequence MPLTLSDAQTILAAALAEGRAKSMNALAICILDDRGAVKLAACEDGTSLKRADIARGKAMGAISLGVGSRAIARMAGERPHFISAATQAFGGALIPVAGGVLVRDAAGTLLGAIGVSGDTSDNDEIAAMAGIAAAGLKGDPGA; translated from the coding sequence ATGCCCCTGACACTATCCGACGCGCAGACCATCCTCGCCGCAGCGCTTGCCGAAGGGCGCGCCAAATCGATGAATGCGCTCGCGATCTGCATCCTGGATGACCGCGGCGCGGTCAAGCTGGCGGCTTGCGAGGATGGCACCAGCCTCAAGCGCGCCGACATAGCGCGCGGCAAGGCCATGGGGGCGATCAGCCTCGGCGTCGGCTCGCGCGCCATCGCGCGCATGGCTGGCGAGCGGCCCCATTTCATCTCCGCAGCGACCCAAGCCTTTGGCGGAGCGCTGATTCCCGTCGCCGGCGGCGTCCTGGTTCGCGATGCGGCCGGCACCCTGCTGGGCGCGATCGGCGTGTCGGGCGACACGTCCGACAATGACGAGATCGCCGCCATGGCCGGCATCGCGGCAGCGGGACTCAAGGGCGACCCCGGCGCCTGA
- a CDS encoding cysteine desulfurase: MLDAYLLEWGSLLLRWLHVIAGVAWIGSSFFFMHLDASLKTAPDIPAGKGGHAWQVHGGGFYEMKKHLVAPAAMPAELTWHKWQAYWTWFSGFFLLVWIYYAQAELYLIDPAVMVLPKWQAALIGMGSLVLGWAVYDALCRSPLAKNDLWLAVFGFGFVVAMSFAYAQVFSGRGAMIHIGALMATMMAGNVLMVIIPNQRKVVADLIAGRTPDARYGKIGKQRSTHNNYITLPVVFMMLANHYPVTYSSNAVIPLITALVIVAGAVIRHFYNVRHSDHARSPWWAWAVAALAIWLAFWVAMASSPGGRERLGLAQLDERRVQLAGLSLPPGPVSDIITGRCSMCHSPTPGWAGIQIAPKGVLLHTPERIALQREAIRMQSVLTHAMPPNNLTEMTPEERKAVAAWAMAR, encoded by the coding sequence ATGCTTGACGCCTACCTTCTCGAATGGGGATCGCTGCTGCTGCGCTGGCTGCATGTCATTGCTGGCGTCGCGTGGATCGGCTCGTCCTTCTTCTTCATGCACCTTGATGCCTCGCTGAAGACCGCGCCGGATATCCCCGCCGGCAAGGGGGGGCACGCCTGGCAGGTCCATGGCGGGGGCTTTTACGAGATGAAGAAGCATCTCGTTGCTCCTGCGGCCATGCCCGCCGAACTGACATGGCACAAATGGCAGGCCTACTGGACATGGTTCTCCGGCTTCTTCCTTCTGGTCTGGATTTACTACGCGCAGGCCGAGCTCTACCTCATCGACCCGGCGGTGATGGTCCTGCCGAAGTGGCAGGCGGCGCTGATCGGCATGGGCTCGCTCGTGCTGGGCTGGGCTGTCTATGACGCACTGTGCCGCTCGCCGCTGGCGAAGAACGACCTCTGGCTTGCGGTGTTCGGCTTCGGCTTCGTGGTGGCGATGAGCTTCGCCTATGCGCAAGTCTTCTCTGGCCGGGGCGCAATGATCCACATCGGCGCGCTGATGGCCACGATGATGGCCGGGAATGTGCTGATGGTCATCATCCCCAACCAGCGAAAGGTGGTGGCCGACCTGATCGCAGGCCGCACGCCTGATGCAAGGTACGGCAAGATCGGCAAGCAGCGCTCGACCCACAACAACTACATCACGCTGCCCGTGGTGTTCATGATGCTGGCGAACCACTATCCGGTGACCTACAGCAGCAATGCCGTCATTCCGCTCATCACAGCGCTGGTGATCGTGGCCGGGGCGGTGATCCGGCACTTCTACAATGTGCGCCATTCCGACCACGCCCGGTCGCCCTGGTGGGCATGGGCCGTGGCCGCTCTGGCGATCTGGCTCGCCTTCTGGGTGGCGATGGCCTCCTCGCCAGGCGGGCGCGAACGGCTGGGACTGGCGCAGCTCGACGAGCGGCGCGTGCAGCTGGCCGGGCTGTCTTTGCCGCCCGGGCCCGTTTCCGACATCATCACCGGGCGCTGCTCGATGTGCCATTCGCCGACGCCGGGCTGGGCCGGCATCCAGATCGCGCCCAAGGGCGTGCTCCTGCACACGCCCGAGCGCATCGCGCTCCAGCGTGAAGCCATCCGGATGCAGTCCGTGCTCACCCACGCCATGCCGCCCAACAACCTGACCGAGATGACGCCCGAGGAGCGCAAGGCCGTGGCTGCCTGGGCCATGGCGCGCTGA
- a CDS encoding AbrB/MazE/SpoVT family DNA-binding domain-containing protein — protein MQVSKWGNSLALRLPKALADALGIREGDESTMVAQPCRTISLGKEERRAMAVEGLKALNRIFIGVAVGPAAPPAIETHRPGDDIARNHGFQIDDSMIIASASLAGCSILHNEGRPDGAVIAGVQIRDPFNLPDDSFCEPGRCLTPTFSNGDRCCCAGCMSLLASRGSARPSSSCTLMPR, from the coding sequence ATGCAGGTTTCGAAATGGGGAAACAGCCTCGCCCTGCGGCTGCCGAAGGCGCTGGCAGACGCGCTCGGGATCAGGGAGGGCGACGAATCGACCATGGTCGCGCAGCCTTGCCGCACGATCTCGCTCGGCAAGGAGGAAAGGCGGGCCATGGCTGTGGAGGGCCTGAAGGCTTTGAACCGGATCTTTATCGGGGTTGCAGTGGGGCCAGCCGCGCCGCCCGCCATCGAGACCCATCGCCCCGGCGACGACATTGCCCGGAACCATGGCTTCCAGATCGATGACAGCATGATCATCGCCAGCGCCTCCCTTGCAGGCTGCTCCATTCTCCACAACGAGGGTCGCCCAGATGGCGCTGTGATCGCAGGTGTGCAAATCAGAGATCCCTTCAACCTGCCAGATGACTCGTTTTGTGAGCCCGGTCGATGCTTGACGCCTACCTTCTCGAATGGGGATCGCTGCTGCTGCGCTGGCTGCATGTCATTGCTGGCGTCGCGTGGATCGGCTCGTCCTTCTTCTTCATGCACCTTGATGCCTCGCTGA
- the uraH gene encoding hydroxyisourate hydrolase has product MGRLSTHVLDTVKGGPARGVRITLHRLEGPARAPMKDVLTNADGRTDEPLMLGESYRPGSYELEFHIGAYFAATGAAQANPPFLDVVPVRFSIAETDGHYHVPLLCSPWAYSTYRGS; this is encoded by the coding sequence ATGGGCCGCCTCTCAACCCACGTCCTGGACACCGTCAAGGGCGGTCCTGCGCGCGGCGTCAGGATCACGCTCCACCGTCTCGAAGGCCCCGCCCGCGCACCGATGAAAGACGTCCTCACCAATGCGGACGGCCGCACCGACGAGCCGCTGATGCTGGGCGAGAGCTATCGACCCGGCAGCTACGAGCTGGAGTTCCATATCGGCGCCTATTTCGCGGCCACCGGAGCGGCTCAGGCCAATCCGCCCTTCCTTGACGTCGTGCCGGTTCGCTTCAGCATCGCCGAAACCGATGGCCATTATCACGTGCCGCTTCTCTGCTCGCCATGGGCTTATTCCACATACCGGGGAAGCTGA
- the puuE gene encoding allantoinase PuuE has translation MSLFNPATAPYPRDLTGYGRNPPHPRWPNGARIAVQFVINYEEGGENCILHGDAASEAFLSEIVGAAPWPGQRHMNMESIYEYGSRAGYWRLWRQFMARNMPVTVYGVAAAMAKAPDVVASMNEAGWEIATHGLKWIDYRDHAPEDERAHILEAIRIHREVAGSRPLGFYQGRCSANTLRLAMEEGGFLYTADSYSDELPYWIEGPRGPQLITPYTLDANDMRFATPQGFNSGDQFFSYLKDSFDLLHAEGETAPKMMSIGLHCRLVGRPGRAAALARFLDYVQAHDKAWVATRLDIARHWVRHHPPAGGYRPSAVPPALFIERFGAVWEHSPWVAEATLSAGLTSGQDSAAGLHAAMCKAMRAGTPEQQRSLILAHPDLAGKLAAARMLTPESAAEQASAGLDQLSPDEKARFTALNDAYKARFGFPFIIAVKGRSKADVIASFEARLAHDADTEFATALDQIERIARLRLEALLG, from the coding sequence ATGTCTCTCTTCAACCCGGCCACCGCCCCCTACCCGCGCGACCTGACCGGCTATGGCAGGAACCCGCCTCATCCCCGGTGGCCGAACGGCGCGCGCATCGCGGTGCAGTTCGTCATCAACTACGAGGAAGGCGGCGAGAACTGCATCCTGCATGGCGATGCCGCCTCGGAGGCCTTCCTGTCGGAAATCGTGGGGGCCGCGCCATGGCCGGGCCAGCGCCACATGAACATGGAGTCGATCTACGAATATGGCTCACGCGCCGGCTATTGGCGGCTCTGGCGCCAGTTCATGGCGCGGAACATGCCCGTCACGGTCTATGGCGTCGCCGCCGCCATGGCCAAGGCGCCGGATGTGGTCGCCTCCATGAACGAGGCCGGATGGGAGATCGCCACCCATGGCCTCAAATGGATCGACTACCGCGACCATGCGCCCGAGGATGAGCGCGCGCACATCCTCGAGGCCATCCGCATTCACCGCGAGGTGGCAGGCAGCCGGCCGCTCGGCTTTTATCAGGGCCGCTGCTCGGCCAACACCTTGCGCCTTGCCATGGAGGAAGGCGGCTTTCTCTACACGGCGGACAGCTATTCCGACGAGTTGCCTTACTGGATCGAAGGCCCGCGTGGCCCGCAGCTCATCACGCCCTACACGCTCGATGCCAACGACATGCGCTTCGCCACGCCGCAGGGCTTCAACAGCGGCGACCAGTTCTTCTCATATCTGAAAGACAGCTTCGACCTGCTCCATGCCGAAGGCGAGACTGCGCCGAAGATGATGTCCATCGGGCTGCACTGCCGCCTTGTCGGCCGGCCGGGCCGCGCCGCTGCCCTCGCCCGTTTCCTCGATTACGTTCAGGCACATGACAAGGCCTGGGTCGCTACACGGCTCGACATCGCGCGGCACTGGGTGCGCCATCATCCGCCAGCCGGGGGATATCGCCCGTCCGCCGTGCCGCCGGCCCTGTTCATCGAGCGCTTCGGCGCGGTCTGGGAACATTCGCCCTGGGTCGCAGAGGCCACGCTTTCCGCAGGTCTAACCAGCGGTCAGGACAGCGCGGCGGGCCTGCATGCCGCCATGTGCAAGGCGATGCGCGCCGGCACGCCCGAGCAGCAGCGCAGCCTCATCCTCGCCCACCCCGACCTGGCCGGAAAACTCGCTGCGGCGCGCATGCTGACGCCCGAATCCGCCGCCGAGCAGGCCTCCGCCGGGCTCGACCAGCTCTCCCCAGACGAGAAGGCGCGGTTCACTGCCCTCAATGACGCTTACAAGGCGCGCTTCGGCTTCCCCTTCATCATTGCCGTGAAGGGCCGCAGCAAGGCCGATGTCATCGCCTCCTTCGAGGCGCGCCTCGCCCATGATGCGGACACCGAATTCGCCACGGCGCTCGACCAGATCGAGCGGATCGCGCGGCTCAGGCTCGAAGCGCTGCTGGGTTGA
- a CDS encoding L,D-transpeptidase, whose amino-acid sequence MLILGLALAAPALLGACQSSRAEMERERLLVRRRRDDNPFWPEEIYAAVPDEPFEVPAVDVSGIHPRYLRRLVDYDGPEQPGAILVDSARRHLFLVEPGGKAIRYGVGVGRDDATWRGRATIQRKGEWPGWTPTPQMIRRDPERNGPWAGGMPGGPANPLGARALYLYANGHDTLYRIHGTNEPWSIGQSVSSGCIRLINQDIIDLHARVPVGATVNVLR is encoded by the coding sequence ATGCTGATACTCGGGCTGGCCTTGGCCGCGCCGGCCCTGCTGGGAGCCTGTCAGTCCTCCCGCGCCGAGATGGAACGCGAGCGTCTGCTTGTGCGGCGGCGCCGGGACGACAACCCGTTCTGGCCAGAAGAGATCTATGCGGCCGTCCCGGACGAGCCCTTCGAGGTGCCCGCAGTGGATGTCAGCGGGATCCACCCGCGCTATCTGCGCCGCCTTGTGGATTACGACGGCCCCGAGCAACCTGGCGCCATTCTGGTGGATAGCGCGCGCCGCCACCTGTTCCTCGTCGAACCGGGCGGCAAGGCCATCCGCTACGGCGTGGGCGTCGGCCGTGACGACGCGACATGGCGCGGCCGCGCCACCATCCAGCGCAAGGGCGAATGGCCGGGATGGACGCCGACCCCCCAGATGATCCGCCGCGATCCCGAGCGCAACGGGCCATGGGCCGGCGGCATGCCGGGCGGCCCGGCGAACCCGCTCGGCGCGCGTGCGCTGTATCTCTATGCCAATGGCCACGACACGCTTTACCGCATCCACGGCACGAACGAGCCCTGGAGCATCGGGCAGAGTGTCTCCAGCGGCTGCATCCGCCTGATCAATCAGGACATCATCGACCTGCATGCCCGCGTTCCTGTCGGCGCCACGGTCAACGTTCTGCGCTGA